One window of Marinobacterium aestuarii genomic DNA carries:
- a CDS encoding retention module-containing protein: protein MAIGDVAGSVSFIFGTVVAVGANGAERVLSLGDTLYEGDQVRVSDGGRIEITAANGETLALDSGQEATVDAGFLTAHSGDGQSQHQDVAATVTSISGTVVAVAADGSERILAVGDVLFEGELIRVASGGSVQLTGASGETVSLASGQQALITPEFYTDAAQFDSSQSVASSQSADQALQQTGEIDAIQAAILAGEDPTAVAEATAAGQAPGDAGGPGDSGSSFVLLSRTGQEVNPEAGYPTSGLSRGFTTPDNEVVLLTDAEPVVSVIIKEPEPPVGGEPPDVPTPDFPIVVSGSGALVLEGTNGGEPRVITFLLTLDKAYDQDVTVTYELRPGTASYPDDWFDGQLINVVVIPAGETVFEVPVSIVMDHLDEGNETFEIILLSASGANLNPNASSANVTIIDDDTTPVAVDDINSISDPEVVSAEGNVLGNDTDEDGDDVAGNLEVVIPPGDTEIALSHQYGDLTIQSDGSYVFVLNDDGKAAFLALDDTDPDLVITFPDAYQVTDGYNPGNAADVVISLVGSNDGPEVVVDTGNPQGGNDVVYESGLAVGSDSGADTEFALGSFTLSDLDGLDDLVSITINGGSPVLIGDLVNASFAGASGTLTITAYNAATGVASYSYELTGPTTDVPDAAETDVFSLTVFDGTENSAPATITIEIVDDVPDADPDSGDVTEGATLVVDAVAGVLVNDAEGADGASLQGVRAAGGDTTTPVSGDIGNVVAGLYGTLTLDADGGYSYASTANAIGSDMQDVFVYTLVDGDGDTSTTTLTINLTNAGLLVEDHNAVQVSEAALDEIKDGDDLVAGTVTGSNPDSTAETSTAGDLSDNVSGGNGPYTFALDGSATGSYGTIQVNSDGSYIYTLTAPVTSDPVADDGANVEQGADSFSFTVTDANGNTGQGTIYINIVDDVPSVSIAVTGEGGEAAVVLQTDDALTDGDPTDDDVAVSSAAFGGIFAATPVYGADGAGDTVISYSLALASGVSDGDASGLFSGGVAITLALVGGEIVGSAGGTPVFSIAVDSDGVVTLTQSEAIDHIEGGAFDDVIALANGLVELTATATTTDSDGDTATDSTSIDLGGNISFVDDEPSVSIAVTGQGGEAAVVLQTNDALTDGDPTDDDVAVSSAAFGGIFAATPIYGADGAGDTVISYSLALASGVSNGDASGLFSGGVAITLSLVGGEIVGSAGGTPVFSIAVDSDGVVTLTQSEAIDHIEGGAFDDVIALANGLVELTATATTTDSDGDTATDSTSIDLGGNISFVDDEPSVSIAVTGQGGEAAVVLQTDDALTDGDPTDDDVAVSSAAFGGIFAATPVYGADGAGDTVISYSLALASGVSDGDASGLFSGGVAITLALVGGEIVGSAGGTPVFSIAVDSDGVVTLTQSEAIDHIEGGAFDDVIALANGLVELTATATTTDSDGDTATDSTSIDLGGNISFVDDEPSVSIAVTGQGGEATVVLQTNDALTDGDPTDDDVAVSSAAFGGIFAATPIYGADGAGDTVISYSLALASGVSNGDASGLFSGGVAITLALVGGEIVGSAGGTPVFSIAVDSDGVVTLTQSEAIDHIEGGAFDDVIALANGLVELTATATTTDSDGDTATDGTSIDLGGNISFVDDEPSVTLTLGSDTNVVLKTQDSRTDGDPTETDTATSAIVFGVPVTLSTSTGADGLSSAGYSFALNLVSGGGTASGLTSGGASIYLYQLADGTVVGSTSVTAPASIDASVVFSIGVASGGEVTLSQYGALDHSNAETMAAYDDDVQVLANGLVNLSVSYTIVDGDGDSATDTKVIDLGGNIQFADDGPSITSVDKIFIANEAGIAADGRINLQSGADGLQELRFDSVVDGSVVTGVTSGNATLYYYIDPSDASHLVGSTALSAVAAFADSGTWAFEITLDTASESYNVEILQPLDAFVTTALGSAVKEAGGPSDWAILRDGADNELAILSGRYAGSQAALDNWFSTANDAALMDSKINGSLAGWGTGTSSGSGNNNHDTLEVMRIEFGDGDDGTTTDSEANAGWSGPRANGVMLDFSKNYSNGNLIYVVVTYDDGSFDKVAVTIGTSFADDANGVTAGVITYNGTTDFLEISAPSGKVLDTVDVGVKSGDGKFVVGSLSVASNDGEVSFDVPIQAVDGDGDSASGVISIVSSGDGVGSAFVGTAGDDVLAGGSGNDILTGNDGSDIFVWNDGDEGTLASPAVDTVTDFSLAQGDVLNLADLLQGEHDGSGVGADNLDQFLSFNWDGANTTVSIAHDALNSADVTQKIVLQGVDLTAGGTMSDQQIIDTLIAGNNLQTDQ from the coding sequence ATGGCTATCGGGGACGTTGCAGGTAGTGTCAGCTTTATTTTCGGAACCGTTGTGGCTGTCGGCGCCAATGGTGCAGAACGGGTACTCTCGCTTGGCGACACCCTCTATGAAGGTGATCAGGTACGTGTGTCGGACGGCGGACGAATTGAGATTACCGCAGCTAACGGCGAAACGCTGGCGCTGGATTCCGGCCAGGAGGCGACGGTCGATGCGGGTTTCCTGACCGCCCATAGTGGCGATGGCCAGTCTCAACATCAGGATGTTGCCGCAACGGTGACCTCGATCAGCGGCACTGTCGTCGCCGTTGCCGCCGATGGCAGCGAACGTATTCTGGCGGTCGGTGATGTTCTGTTCGAGGGCGAGCTGATCCGCGTCGCCAGTGGCGGCAGCGTGCAGCTGACCGGTGCCTCCGGTGAGACGGTTTCCCTGGCGTCAGGCCAGCAGGCGCTTATAACCCCCGAATTTTATACCGATGCCGCCCAGTTCGATTCATCCCAGTCGGTGGCCTCCAGCCAAAGTGCCGACCAGGCGCTGCAGCAAACCGGTGAAATAGATGCCATTCAGGCCGCAATTTTGGCCGGTGAGGATCCCACCGCCGTGGCCGAAGCTACAGCCGCAGGTCAGGCGCCGGGTGATGCCGGTGGTCCGGGAGATTCAGGCTCGTCCTTTGTGCTGTTGTCCCGTACCGGTCAGGAAGTTAATCCTGAGGCGGGTTATCCGACCAGCGGTCTGAGTCGCGGGTTTACGACACCGGATAACGAAGTTGTGTTGCTGACAGACGCCGAGCCTGTGGTGAGCGTTATCATCAAAGAGCCTGAGCCACCGGTCGGCGGTGAGCCGCCCGATGTGCCAACACCTGACTTTCCCATTGTTGTGAGCGGTAGTGGTGCCCTGGTTCTGGAGGGGACGAACGGTGGTGAGCCGCGTGTTATCACCTTTCTGCTGACCCTGGACAAGGCGTACGACCAGGATGTGACCGTGACCTACGAGCTGCGCCCGGGAACGGCCAGTTATCCCGATGACTGGTTCGATGGTCAGTTGATCAATGTAGTGGTTATCCCGGCCGGCGAAACGGTGTTTGAAGTGCCGGTCAGCATAGTGATGGATCATCTGGACGAAGGTAACGAGACCTTCGAGATTATTCTGCTCAGTGCAAGCGGTGCCAACCTTAACCCTAATGCCAGCTCCGCGAATGTCACCATTATTGATGATGACACCACGCCGGTGGCCGTAGATGACATCAATAGCATCAGTGATCCAGAGGTTGTGTCCGCCGAGGGCAATGTGCTGGGTAACGACACCGATGAGGATGGCGACGATGTTGCCGGTAATCTGGAGGTCGTTATTCCGCCCGGTGATACCGAGATTGCACTGTCGCATCAGTACGGTGATCTCACTATTCAGAGTGATGGCAGCTATGTCTTTGTACTGAATGATGATGGCAAGGCCGCGTTTCTCGCGCTGGATGACACCGATCCGGATCTGGTGATTACGTTCCCCGATGCCTACCAGGTCACCGATGGTTACAACCCCGGCAATGCTGCCGATGTTGTAATCTCGCTGGTCGGTTCGAACGATGGGCCCGAAGTAGTCGTGGATACCGGTAACCCCCAGGGTGGCAATGATGTTGTGTACGAGTCAGGCCTCGCGGTGGGGTCGGACAGCGGAGCGGACACAGAGTTTGCGCTGGGTAGCTTTACGCTCTCGGACCTCGACGGGCTCGACGATCTCGTCTCCATTACGATCAATGGTGGATCGCCGGTGCTTATTGGTGATCTGGTGAATGCCTCCTTTGCGGGAGCCAGTGGCACTCTGACCATTACGGCCTACAACGCGGCAACGGGGGTTGCCAGTTACAGCTATGAGCTTACAGGCCCAACGACCGACGTGCCTGATGCGGCCGAGACAGATGTATTCAGTCTGACAGTCTTCGACGGTACCGAGAACTCGGCGCCAGCGACCATCACCATTGAGATTGTGGATGATGTGCCCGATGCCGATCCAGACTCCGGTGATGTGACCGAAGGGGCGACCCTGGTGGTGGATGCGGTTGCAGGCGTGCTGGTCAATGATGCTGAAGGCGCGGATGGCGCCAGCCTGCAGGGTGTGCGGGCGGCGGGCGGTGATACGACCACGCCAGTCAGTGGCGATATAGGCAATGTTGTTGCCGGCCTTTACGGCACCCTGACGCTCGATGCCGACGGCGGCTATAGCTATGCATCGACGGCCAATGCCATCGGCAGCGATATGCAGGATGTATTTGTGTACACCCTGGTGGATGGCGATGGTGATACGTCGACCACAACGCTCACCATAAACCTGACCAATGCAGGGCTGCTGGTGGAAGATCACAATGCCGTTCAGGTGAGCGAAGCGGCGCTGGATGAAATCAAGGACGGTGATGATCTCGTCGCCGGTACTGTAACTGGCAGTAATCCGGACAGTACGGCCGAGACATCGACAGCGGGTGATCTGAGTGACAATGTGTCCGGCGGCAATGGCCCCTATACCTTTGCGCTGGACGGTTCTGCGACCGGCAGTTACGGCACTATCCAGGTTAACAGTGACGGTAGCTATATCTATACCCTCACGGCGCCCGTGACCAGCGATCCTGTCGCTGATGATGGCGCCAATGTCGAGCAGGGTGCTGACAGCTTCAGCTTCACGGTGACGGACGCCAATGGCAACACCGGTCAGGGTACGATCTATATCAATATTGTGGATGATGTGCCCAGTGTCAGTATCGCGGTCACAGGCGAGGGCGGTGAAGCCGCCGTGGTGCTGCAGACCGATGATGCCCTGACCGACGGTGACCCCACCGACGATGACGTTGCCGTGTCGAGTGCAGCCTTTGGTGGCATCTTTGCTGCGACCCCGGTCTACGGTGCCGATGGTGCCGGTGATACTGTCATTAGCTACAGCCTTGCACTGGCGTCCGGCGTCAGTGATGGCGACGCCTCAGGCCTCTTCAGTGGCGGTGTTGCAATCACCCTGGCGCTGGTGGGCGGCGAGATTGTCGGCAGTGCCGGCGGCACGCCTGTGTTCAGTATAGCGGTGGACAGCGATGGTGTTGTCACCCTGACGCAATCCGAAGCCATCGATCATATTGAAGGCGGAGCCTTTGACGATGTTATCGCCCTGGCCAACGGTCTGGTTGAGCTGACCGCGACCGCGACCACCACCGACAGTGATGGTGATACCGCGACGGACAGCACCAGTATCGATCTGGGGGGCAACATCAGCTTTGTGGATGATGAGCCCAGTGTCAGCATCGCGGTTACGGGCCAGGGCGGTGAAGCCGCTGTGGTGCTGCAGACCAATGATGCCCTGACCGATGGCGACCCCACCGACGATGATGTTGCCGTGTCGAGCGCCGCCTTTGGTGGCATCTTTGCCGCGACCCCGATCTATGGCGCCGATGGTGCCGGTGATACTGTCATTAGCTACAGCCTCGCGTTGGCGTCCGGCGTCAGTAATGGCGACGCCTCTGGCCTCTTCAGTGGCGGTGTTGCTATCACCCTGTCCCTGGTGGGTGGCGAGATTGTCGGCAGCGCCGGCGGCACGCCTGTGTTCAGCATTGCGGTGGATAGCGATGGCGTTGTCACCTTGACGCAGTCTGAAGCCATCGATCATATCGAAGGCGGAGCCTTTGACGATGTAATCGCCCTGGCCAACGGTCTGGTTGAGCTGACCGCGACCGCGACCACCACCGACAGTGATGGTGATACCGCGACGGACAGTACCAGTATCGATCTGGGGGGCAACATCAGCTTTGTGGATGATGAGCCCAGTGTCAGCATCGCGGTTACGGGCCAGGGCGGTGAAGCCGCTGTGGTGCTGCAGACCGATGATGCCCTGACCGACGGTGACCCCACCGACGATGACGTTGCCGTGTCGAGTGCAGCCTTTGGTGGCATCTTTGCTGCGACCCCGGTCTACGGTGCCGATGGTGCCGGTGATACTGTCATTAGCTACAGCCTTGCACTGGCGTCCGGCGTCAGTGATGGCGACGCCTCAGGCCTCTTCAGTGGCGGTGTTGCAATCACCCTGGCGCTGGTGGGCGGCGAGATTGTCGGCAGTGCCGGCGGCACGCCTGTGTTCAGTATAGCGGTGGACAGCGATGGTGTTGTCACCCTGACGCAATCCGAAGCCATCGATCATATTGAAGGCGGAGCCTTTGACGATGTTATCGCCCTGGCCAACGGTCTGGTTGAGCTGACCGCGACCGCGACCACCACCGACAGTGATGGTGATACCGCGACGGACAGCACCAGTATCGATCTGGGGGGCAACATCAGCTTTGTGGATGATGAGCCCAGTGTCAGCATCGCGGTTACGGGCCAGGGCGGTGAAGCCACTGTGGTGCTGCAGACCAATGATGCCCTGACCGATGGCGACCCCACCGACGATGATGTTGCCGTGTCGAGCGCCGCCTTTGGTGGCATCTTTGCCGCGACCCCGATCTATGGCGCCGATGGTGCCGGTGATACTGTCATTAGCTACAGCCTCGCACTGGCGTCCGGCGTCAGTAATGGCGACGCCTCTGGCCTCTTCAGTGGCGGTGTTGCTATCACCCTGGCGCTGGTGGGTGGCGAGATTGTCGGCAGCGCCGGCGGCACGCCTGTGTTCAGCATAGCGGTGGACAGCGATGGTGTTGTCACCCTGACGCAGTCCGAAGCCATCGATCATATTGAAGGCGGAGCCTTTGACGATGTTATCGCCCTGGCCAACGGTCTGGTTGAGCTGACCGCGACCGCGACCACCACCGACAGTGATGGTGATACCGCGACGGACGGCACCAGTATCGATCTGGGGGGCAACATCAGCTTTGTGGATGATGAGCCCAGTGTGACTCTTACATTGGGCAGTGACACCAATGTGGTGCTGAAAACGCAGGACAGCAGAACCGACGGTGACCCAACTGAAACGGACACCGCCACCAGTGCGATTGTGTTCGGTGTTCCTGTGACCCTGTCGACATCCACGGGGGCGGATGGGCTCTCGAGTGCAGGATATAGTTTTGCGTTGAATCTGGTGTCGGGAGGGGGTACGGCCTCAGGCCTTACCAGCGGGGGAGCGAGCATCTACCTGTATCAGCTTGCTGATGGCACTGTGGTGGGTTCTACCAGTGTTACGGCCCCGGCGTCGATCGATGCCAGCGTGGTATTCAGCATCGGGGTTGCGAGTGGCGGCGAAGTCACTCTGAGTCAGTACGGTGCGCTGGATCACTCTAACGCAGAGACCATGGCGGCCTACGATGACGATGTGCAGGTGCTGGCGAACGGTCTGGTGAATCTCAGTGTGTCTTACACCATTGTTGACGGTGATGGCGACTCGGCAACGGATACCAAGGTGATTGACCTTGGTGGTAACATCCAATTCGCCGATGATGGCCCAAGTATCACCTCGGTTGACAAGATATTTATTGCCAATGAGGCGGGGATCGCTGCGGACGGCCGAATCAATTTGCAATCCGGCGCCGATGGGCTGCAGGAACTGCGATTCGACTCTGTCGTTGATGGTTCTGTAGTCACCGGGGTTACCAGCGGTAATGCTACGCTGTACTACTACATTGATCCGAGTGACGCCAGTCATCTGGTGGGCTCGACCGCGCTGTCTGCGGTCGCGGCCTTTGCCGACTCGGGTACCTGGGCGTTCGAGATCACACTCGATACCGCCTCCGAAAGTTATAACGTCGAGATTCTGCAACCGCTGGATGCCTTTGTCACGACGGCACTGGGCAGTGCCGTGAAAGAGGCCGGTGGCCCGTCTGACTGGGCGATTCTGCGAGATGGGGCCGATAATGAGCTGGCGATACTGTCGGGTCGATATGCCGGGTCTCAAGCGGCACTGGATAACTGGTTCAGTACGGCGAATGATGCAGCGTTGATGGATTCGAAAATCAATGGGTCTTTAGCGGGCTGGGGTACAGGTACGTCAAGCGGTAGCGGTAACAACAATCACGATACGCTGGAGGTCATGCGCATCGAGTTTGGGGATGGGGATGATGGCACGACGACTGATTCCGAAGCCAATGCCGGTTGGAGTGGGCCGCGGGCCAACGGCGTCATGCTCGATTTCAGCAAAAACTACAGCAATGGCAATCTCATCTATGTCGTGGTGACATACGATGATGGCTCTTTCGACAAGGTGGCGGTCACCATTGGCACCAGCTTCGCTGATGATGCTAACGGTGTGACAGCCGGCGTCATTACGTACAACGGCACGACCGACTTCCTTGAAATTTCTGCGCCTTCAGGCAAGGTGCTGGATACAGTGGATGTGGGGGTTAAAAGTGGTGACGGCAAGTTTGTTGTCGGCAGCCTGAGCGTGGCGTCTAATGATGGTGAGGTCAGTTTCGATGTGCCTATCCAGGCTGTGGATGGCGATGGCGACAGTGCTTCGGGTGTCATCAGTATTGTTAGCTCCGGCGATGGCGTTGGCAGTGCCTTTGTTGGCACGGCAGGGGATGATGTGCTGGCCGGCGGCTCAGGCAACGATATCCTTACCGGTAATGATGGCTCGGATATCTTCGTCTGGAACGACGGCGATGAGGGTACCCTGGCGAGCCCGGCTGTCGATACGGTGACAGATTTCAGTCTGGCGCAAGGCGATGTGCTGAATCTGGCGGACTTGCTGCAGGGTGAGCATGATGGCTCAGGTGTCGGTGCGGATAACCTTGATCAGTTCCTGAGCTTTAACTGGGACGGCGCCAATACCACGGTGTCCATCGCCCACGATGCGCTCAACAGCGCGGATGTGACGCAGAAAATAGTGTTGCAGGGTGTCGATCTGACTGCGGGCGGTACTATGTCCGACCAGCAGATTATCGATACCCTGATCGCCGGTAACAATCTGCAAACGGATCAGTAA
- a CDS encoding Wadjet anti-phage system protein JetA family protein has product MLFNKLPDDLFLPLSGQNRHIYQAVMLALADLFFDEDLIDPFIPKDLVRSAIEDAVVRLGVRRWEPEDDDDSEGGEPPRSAAEYANRVYRRLVQTGWLEEEQRIYRTFVLLSPSISYLLRSLVSIANLEKRSYGGAVLNVLSSLESAINDPVGRGITLAEAAQTAADFSAHLTDMLLGLRELKISLAATNNAQEIVRRFFDRFVEHILVSDYKTLKTKNNPFRFRRQILSLLRELQFDSLRLEKLTVHYQMQFEVGHDEAEARVHQHINRIIRIFDSVDKRLATIDDFRYRLEKRVADTVRYMDKTTPGMAARLSRVIGEIARRPDAQVPRVDTLESIRFLSPSSVRSPIRRRIEAQPRVIHQAEIDPQVLELRRLFKEYKDRREVTPERIDVYLESNLGSRSSLEAGGFRIETIEDYICFSYVRHLASLGKKGKGTMQAYSIRFKDNFVNVADMVECRDFVIQRKL; this is encoded by the coding sequence ATGCTGTTCAACAAGCTGCCAGATGACTTATTTCTGCCGCTCTCGGGTCAGAATCGCCATATTTATCAGGCGGTTATGCTCGCGTTGGCGGATCTGTTCTTCGATGAGGACCTGATCGACCCTTTCATTCCCAAGGATTTGGTGCGTTCGGCAATCGAAGATGCAGTGGTGCGCCTGGGTGTGCGTCGCTGGGAGCCGGAGGACGATGACGACAGCGAGGGTGGCGAACCGCCACGCTCGGCCGCTGAGTACGCCAACCGCGTCTATCGCCGTCTGGTGCAAACCGGTTGGCTGGAGGAAGAACAGCGCATTTACCGCACCTTCGTGCTGCTGTCGCCCTCTATCAGCTACCTGCTGCGTTCGCTGGTGTCGATTGCCAACCTGGAAAAACGTTCCTACGGCGGTGCTGTGCTGAACGTACTCAGCTCGCTGGAGTCTGCCATTAATGATCCGGTGGGGCGCGGTATTACGCTGGCGGAAGCGGCGCAGACTGCGGCGGATTTCAGCGCCCATCTGACCGATATGTTGCTGGGGTTGCGCGAGCTCAAGATCAGTCTGGCCGCCACCAACAATGCCCAAGAGATCGTGCGGCGCTTCTTCGACCGCTTCGTTGAGCACATCCTGGTGTCGGATTACAAGACACTGAAAACCAAGAACAACCCCTTTCGCTTCCGGCGTCAGATACTGTCGTTGCTGCGGGAATTGCAGTTCGACAGCCTGCGCCTTGAGAAGCTGACCGTGCATTATCAGATGCAGTTTGAGGTCGGTCACGATGAGGCCGAAGCGCGGGTGCATCAGCATATCAACCGTATTATCCGCATCTTCGATTCGGTGGATAAGCGCCTGGCCACCATCGACGACTTCCGCTATCGGCTGGAAAAACGCGTGGCTGATACCGTGCGATACATGGATAAGACCACGCCAGGCATGGCCGCGCGGCTGTCACGGGTGATCGGCGAAATTGCCCGGCGGCCGGATGCGCAGGTGCCCCGCGTCGACACCCTGGAGTCCATTCGCTTCCTGTCGCCTTCCAGTGTGCGCTCGCCGATACGCCGGCGCATTGAAGCTCAGCCCCGGGTGATTCACCAGGCCGAGATTGATCCACAGGTGCTGGAATTGCGGCGTCTGTTCAAGGAGTACAAGGACCGCCGGGAGGTCACTCCGGAGCGCATCGATGTCTATCTGGAGAGCAACCTGGGCAGCCGCAGCAGCCTTGAGGCCGGCGGCTTTCGCATCGAGACGATCGAAGACTACATCTGTTTCAGTTATGTACGCCATCTGGCCTCCCTGGGCAAGAAGGGCAAGGGCACCATGCAGGCCTACTCTATCCGCTTCAAGGACAACTTTGTCAATGTCGCCGATATGGTTGAGTGCCGAGATTTTGTGATTCAGAGGAAACTATAA
- a CDS encoding DUF4194 domain-containing protein, whose amino-acid sequence MLGDLQKIIGRSDQYKADDFSRAANLLLVSQFLYAERPGHRDSYFLVASHIDYFSNLFEAIGWSLIYQPDEAYLGVLPKGEERVMRLRLDESLLLLCLRQQYEQKLENFEVEGGKGYTSTDELLGLYENLTAKELPNETRLKEILSLFSRHGLIERGKPLETEPKNIPLGINPTIRQVVVEDFIGQLEALCDADNRDEMAPAEESADEAAQ is encoded by the coding sequence ATGCTGGGTGATCTGCAGAAAATCATCGGTCGAAGCGACCAGTACAAGGCCGACGACTTTTCCCGTGCGGCGAATCTGCTGCTGGTCAGTCAGTTCCTCTACGCCGAGCGGCCGGGCCACCGTGACAGCTACTTCCTGGTGGCGTCCCATATCGATTATTTCTCCAACCTGTTCGAGGCCATCGGCTGGTCGCTGATCTATCAGCCGGATGAGGCCTACCTGGGCGTCTTGCCCAAGGGGGAAGAGCGGGTCATGCGGCTGCGTCTGGATGAGTCGCTGTTGCTGCTGTGTCTGCGTCAACAGTACGAGCAGAAGCTGGAGAACTTCGAGGTCGAAGGCGGCAAGGGCTACACCAGCACCGATGAGCTGCTGGGGCTCTATGAAAACCTGACGGCTAAGGAGCTTCCCAATGAAACCCGCCTCAAGGAAATTTTGTCGCTGTTCTCGCGCCATGGTCTGATCGAGCGCGGTAAACCGCTGGAAACCGAACCGAAAAACATTCCGCTGGGTATTAACCCCACCATTCGTCAGGTGGTGGTCGAGGACTTCATCGGTCAGCTGGAAGCCCTGTGTGACGCGGATAACCGCGATGAAATGGCACCTGCCGAGGAGTCCGCTGATGAAGCAGCTCAATAG